A genomic window from Vagococcus sp. CY52-2 includes:
- a CDS encoding hemolysin III family protein: protein MHNPTYSKKYLIVNEVFNAVTHGIGTGLSIAGLVLLIIKGAQLHSPIRVVSYSIFGASMILLFLFSTLFHSLIFTKAKKVFQVFDHSSIYLLIAGSYTPYSLITIGGKLGWTMCIIIWLLAISGIVYKSIFLQKRGKADYFLYILMGWLCVIAIKPLYEGLGFNGLLLLVLGGVSYTAGTFFYSRQHLKYMHVIWHLFVLAGAVFIFFSVYLYT from the coding sequence ATGCACAATCCAACTTATTCAAAAAAATATCTTATTGTAAATGAAGTCTTTAATGCTGTTACTCATGGTATTGGAACGGGTTTAAGTATTGCCGGTCTGGTGTTACTTATTATTAAAGGGGCCCAATTACATTCGCCTATTCGTGTTGTTTCCTACTCAATATTTGGTGCATCAATGATTCTTTTGTTTTTATTTTCAACCCTATTTCATAGTTTAATTTTCACTAAAGCCAAAAAAGTATTCCAAGTATTTGATCACAGCTCTATTTACTTACTCATTGCAGGTAGCTACACACCATATAGTTTAATTACAATAGGTGGTAAATTAGGATGGACCATGTGTATCATTATTTGGCTATTGGCTATTTCTGGTATTGTATATAAATCAATTTTTCTTCAAAAAAGAGGAAAAGCGGATTATTTTCTCTATATATTGATGGGTTGGTTATGTGTCATTGCGATAAAGCCATTATACGAAGGGCTTGGTTTTAACGGTTTACTTTTATTAGTACTAGGTGGGGTATCTTATACAGCTGGAACTTTTTTCTATAGTAGACAACATTTAAAATATATGCATGTCATTTGGCACTTATTTGTATTAGCTGGGGCAGTCTTTATTTTCTTTTCAGTTTATCTTTATACATAA
- a CDS encoding WxL domain-containing protein: MRKSRFTSRLLVVLASTMLFSVSVGAETALDKAPEINASSVTNNNKKVLFDNTHGQTAGAADWVIDGAFSDFANALSEKGYFVKELRKTPPITLSDLEEYDVFVLPEANIPYKIGEQQAIADYVSQGGAVFYIADHYNADRNKNRIDSSEAFNGYRRGAYQDMTKDMTTEEKNSDAMKDVKSSDWLSDTFGIRFRYNALDNINNKTQEWIIEDAFGITEGVKKIGLHAGSTLAITDNTRAKGLIYPPKGLTSANKWGHAVDEGVYNGGGIEEGPYVAISKRDHGKAAFLGDTSLVEDASPKYLREENGKSKKTYDGFKEADDEKILMQLVDWLSEKETYKTFTESGTVLSSITKIHDYEVPEKTTEPQDEPWAAPQANYKWFDSKTFAPGSFGSAEKAQAQPSTSVVFTDKPVANKINKATIKMEGLKPNSVVSDYQFGVYTPTAQNGFELGNQVAKTKVADKALSEKIGYSEKFSVSADDKGAASIEVEYLVEFEGEYNFRVKLGKNNVLTQGITISNGATETPIPQPEEENKTLDYSVIGQIQFKKSDDAVKPVDPENPNEPQTPLNPDGTETKPGTGGLLSVDYASSFSFGQPTIEPTLKNYGAFAQRFKETDALRGNYVQVTDKRGTQSGWVLQIVQDNQFKSSTNDELTGAKLTLGNGQLNSPNMLQDGYDVKTMPQHLAHPLKATDATLSGGMELIPGQSQIILKANKGQGMGTWVLSYGQSKDNNIGQLNANDASQSSVILTVPSTANPKETVYQSNITYKLSMVPTP, from the coding sequence ATGAGAAAGTCTAGGTTCACCTCGCGTTTGTTGGTAGTGTTGGCGAGCACAATGCTATTTTCTGTTTCAGTTGGAGCTGAAACAGCACTGGATAAAGCGCCAGAAATTAACGCTTCAAGTGTGACGAATAATAATAAAAAAGTATTATTTGATAACACACATGGCCAAACAGCAGGAGCTGCTGACTGGGTTATAGATGGAGCATTTTCAGATTTTGCAAACGCTTTATCGGAAAAAGGGTATTTTGTGAAAGAATTAAGGAAAACACCCCCCATTACGCTCTCAGATTTAGAAGAGTATGATGTATTTGTTTTACCCGAAGCAAATATTCCTTACAAAATTGGTGAACAACAAGCTATAGCTGATTATGTTAGCCAAGGTGGAGCTGTCTTTTATATAGCTGATCATTATAACGCTGATCGCAATAAAAACCGTATTGATTCAAGCGAAGCGTTTAATGGGTATCGACGTGGTGCTTATCAAGATATGACAAAAGACATGACAACTGAAGAAAAAAACTCAGATGCTATGAAAGATGTTAAAAGTAGTGATTGGCTAAGTGACACATTTGGTATTCGTTTTAGATACAATGCACTTGATAATATTAATAATAAAACACAAGAATGGATTATTGAGGATGCATTTGGTATTACAGAAGGCGTAAAAAAAATAGGGCTTCATGCTGGAAGTACTTTAGCAATCACTGATAATACTCGTGCTAAGGGTTTGATTTATCCACCTAAAGGATTAACAAGTGCCAATAAATGGGGTCACGCTGTTGATGAAGGAGTTTATAATGGTGGTGGGATTGAAGAAGGACCTTATGTTGCCATTAGTAAACGTGATCATGGTAAAGCAGCCTTTTTAGGTGACACATCTTTAGTTGAAGATGCATCACCAAAATATTTAAGAGAAGAAAATGGAAAATCTAAAAAAACATATGATGGATTTAAAGAAGCTGATGATGAAAAGATTTTGATGCAATTAGTTGACTGGTTATCAGAAAAAGAAACCTATAAAACATTTACAGAAAGTGGTACTGTGCTATCAAGTATTACAAAAATTCATGATTATGAAGTACCAGAAAAGACAACTGAACCTCAAGATGAGCCGTGGGCAGCGCCACAAGCTAACTATAAATGGTTTGATTCTAAAACATTTGCACCAGGTAGTTTTGGTTCAGCTGAAAAAGCACAAGCACAACCATCAACTTCAGTTGTTTTTACTGATAAGCCAGTAGCAAATAAAATAAATAAAGCAACTATTAAGATGGAAGGGTTAAAACCAAATTCAGTCGTATCTGATTATCAATTTGGCGTCTACACCCCAACTGCTCAAAATGGATTTGAACTTGGAAATCAAGTGGCGAAAACAAAAGTTGCTGATAAAGCACTAAGCGAAAAAATAGGATATTCTGAAAAATTCTCTGTATCTGCTGATGATAAAGGTGCAGCAAGTATAGAAGTTGAGTATTTAGTTGAGTTTGAAGGAGAGTATAATTTCCGAGTGAAACTTGGCAAAAATAATGTGTTAACACAAGGCATCACTATTTCAAATGGCGCAACAGAAACACCGATACCTCAACCAGAAGAGGAGAATAAAACATTAGACTATAGTGTCATTGGGCAAATTCAGTTTAAAAAATCAGATGATGCAGTAAAACCAGTAGACCCTGAAAACCCAAATGAACCACAAACACCACTTAATCCTGATGGGACTGAAACTAAACCAGGTACTGGTGGATTATTATCGGTTGATTATGCGTCAAGTTTTTCTTTTGGACAACCAACGATTGAGCCAACGTTGAAAAACTATGGAGCATTTGCTCAACGATTTAAAGAAACGGATGCTTTACGTGGTAATTATGTTCAGGTAACAGATAAACGCGGAACACAATCAGGATGGGTATTACAGATTGTACAAGATAATCAGTTTAAATCATCAACCAATGATGAATTGACTGGAGCGAAATTAACATTAGGGAATGGTCAATTGAATTCACCTAATATGTTACAAGATGGTTATGATGTGAAAACAATGCCACAACATTTAGCGCATCCATTAAAAGCGACTGATGCTACTTTATCTGGAGGAATGGAATTAATTCCAGGACAAAGTCAAATTATTTTAAAAGCAAATAAAGGTCAAGGAATGGGGACGTGGGTATTGTCTTATGGTCAAAGTAAAGACAATAATATAGGTCAATTAAACGCAAATGATGCTAGTCAATCATCTGTTATTTTAACTGTTCCAAGTACGGCAAATCCAAAAGAAACAGTTTATCAATCAAATATTACTTATAAATTATCAATGGTTCCAACACCATAA
- the ccpA gene encoding catabolite control protein A, translating into MEKQTITIYDVAREAAVSMATVSRVVNGNPNVKPATRKKVLEVIERLDYRPNAVARGLASKKTTTVGVIIPDVSNAYFASLARGIDDVATMYKYNIILANSDGNDVKEVNVLNTLLAKQVDGIIFMGHHLTEQIRGEFSRSKTPVVLAGSIDPDNQVGSVNIDYEAATKDATNQLIKSGNKKVAFISGSLLDPINGIQRLKGYKEALKENNLDFNEGLVFEAEYNYKAGLALYDRVINSGATAAVVADDELAVGLLNSLTDNGVKVPEEFEIITSNNSLFSDIARPSVTSISQPLYDIGAVSMRLLTKLMNKEEIDEKDIVLPYGLIKKQSTK; encoded by the coding sequence ATGGAAAAACAGACTATTACAATTTATGATGTTGCAAGAGAAGCAGCGGTTTCTATGGCGACTGTATCACGTGTTGTTAATGGAAACCCAAACGTAAAGCCTGCAACTAGAAAAAAAGTATTAGAGGTAATCGAAAGATTGGATTATCGTCCTAATGCAGTGGCAAGAGGGTTAGCAAGTAAAAAAACAACAACAGTTGGAGTGATTATTCCAGATGTAAGTAATGCTTATTTTGCCTCATTAGCTCGAGGAATTGATGACGTGGCAACAATGTATAAATATAATATCATCTTAGCAAACTCTGATGGAAATGATGTAAAAGAAGTGAATGTATTAAATACATTACTTGCCAAACAAGTAGATGGTATCATCTTTATGGGACATCATTTAACTGAACAAATTAGAGGGGAGTTTTCTCGTTCTAAAACACCTGTTGTGTTAGCAGGATCAATCGATCCAGATAATCAAGTGGGTTCAGTAAACATTGATTATGAAGCAGCGACAAAAGATGCGACAAACCAATTGATTAAATCAGGAAATAAAAAAGTAGCATTTATTTCAGGTTCTTTATTAGATCCTATAAATGGTATTCAACGTTTGAAAGGTTATAAAGAGGCTCTAAAAGAAAATAATCTAGATTTTAATGAAGGATTAGTATTTGAAGCAGAATATAATTACAAAGCTGGTCTTGCTTTGTACGATCGTGTTATTAATAGTGGTGCCACAGCAGCAGTTGTCGCAGATGATGAGTTAGCCGTTGGGTTGTTAAATAGTCTAACTGATAATGGTGTAAAAGTACCGGAAGAGTTTGAAATTATTACAAGTAATAATTCATTATTTTCTGACATTGCACGCCCAAGTGTGACAAGTATTTCGCAACCATTATATGATATTGGAGCTGTATCAATGCGTTTGTTGACTAAACTAATGAATAAAGAAGAAATTGATGAAAAAGATATCGTCTTACCTTATGGATTGATAAAAAAACAATCAACAAAATAA
- a CDS encoding DegV family protein has protein sequence MTKIKIVTDSSCIIPEERLKQIDIHTISLSIMIDGVIYANQNELDPFEFMTMMSNSKTLPKTSQPPIGEFVELYDQLGEDGSKIISIHLTEKLSGTVNTARQAAQLSKSNVTVIDSDYIDQGLGFQVYQAAKMAKEEKYTVEEIISAVEHVKNNTQLYIGVATLENLVKGGRIGKLVGAVSGFFNMKLLMQLKNGELEMVTKGRGNKTFIKWAKELEKKLAHLSVGYLGMSEASGAEICEEMKTILKGALPDLNIPIVHTTPLVATHTGKGAFAVMFYTD, from the coding sequence ATGACAAAAATTAAAATAGTGACAGACTCATCTTGTATTATTCCAGAAGAGAGACTAAAACAGATTGATATACACACCATAAGTTTATCCATAATGATTGATGGTGTCATTTATGCCAATCAAAATGAGTTAGATCCTTTTGAGTTTATGACGATGATGTCTAATTCAAAAACATTACCAAAAACTAGTCAACCACCCATTGGGGAATTTGTAGAACTATATGACCAATTAGGTGAAGATGGTAGTAAAATTATTTCAATCCATTTAACAGAAAAACTAAGCGGGACTGTTAATACTGCTAGACAAGCCGCTCAATTATCAAAATCAAATGTGACAGTCATTGATAGTGATTATATTGATCAGGGCCTAGGATTCCAAGTCTACCAGGCGGCCAAAATGGCTAAAGAAGAAAAATATACGGTAGAAGAGATTATTTCAGCTGTTGAACATGTGAAAAATAATACTCAACTCTATATTGGAGTTGCTACTTTAGAAAACCTTGTTAAAGGTGGTCGAATCGGTAAATTAGTTGGTGCAGTTTCTGGTTTTTTTAATATGAAGTTATTAATGCAGTTAAAAAATGGAGAACTAGAGATGGTTACTAAAGGTCGAGGAAATAAAACATTTATTAAATGGGCTAAAGAGTTAGAAAAGAAACTTGCTCATTTATCAGTAGGCTACCTTGGTATGTCTGAAGCATCAGGTGCCGAAATTTGTGAAGAAATGAAAACTATTTTAAAAGGGGCGTTACCTGATTTAAACATACCGATTGTGCACACGACTCCTCTTGTAGCGACACATACAGGAAAAGGGGCATTTGCCGTAATGTTTTACACAGATTAA
- a CDS encoding DUF916 and DUF3324 domain-containing protein: MKNVRKIGYVMVLFVLINMSFSIVTYANQVGFSVAPVLPSNQIDKESGYFHIQLKAGNKQQLSVELKNHTEKEMVLKTSVASATTNINGVIDYSPTKNKVDETLPINLSKQITVDKIITLSPKEEKIVSVKVSMPNKDIPGVIASGISFEEEGNVKSNQLSSQTTVNNKFSYVLALLMQQSASIETQPELKLGKVKAMELNTKTSVSAPIRNLSSAYLNQVTIKSTLTKKGSNEPYYEYKKEQMQIAPNSIFEFPTFLNGKKLEDGEYFYKAVVSGMTGELNKEDQERLEWVLTDTINIDQKQAKELNELDDLVTDKTVGLNKWLVLAVSLNVLLVLGIVSYFLFAKKRNK; this comes from the coding sequence ATGAAAAATGTACGAAAAATTGGTTATGTAATGGTATTATTTGTTTTGATAAATATGTCGTTTTCAATTGTAACATACGCCAATCAAGTTGGATTTTCAGTAGCACCAGTATTACCATCTAATCAGATTGATAAAGAAAGTGGGTATTTTCATATTCAATTAAAAGCAGGAAATAAGCAACAATTAAGCGTTGAATTGAAAAATCATACAGAAAAAGAAATGGTCTTAAAAACATCTGTTGCGAGTGCAACGACGAATATCAATGGTGTGATTGATTATAGTCCAACAAAAAATAAAGTTGACGAGACGTTACCGATAAATTTATCAAAGCAAATAACAGTAGATAAAATAATTACTTTATCCCCTAAAGAAGAAAAAATAGTGTCAGTTAAAGTGAGCATGCCAAATAAAGATATTCCAGGAGTTATAGCTAGTGGTATCTCTTTTGAAGAAGAGGGGAATGTTAAATCGAATCAATTATCTAGTCAAACAACGGTTAATAATAAGTTTTCTTATGTACTAGCGTTGTTGATGCAACAGTCAGCCAGTATTGAGACACAACCTGAGTTAAAGTTAGGGAAAGTTAAAGCGATGGAACTGAATACTAAAACAAGCGTATCGGCACCTATTAGAAACTTATCTTCAGCTTATTTAAATCAAGTAACGATTAAGAGTACGTTAACAAAAAAAGGAAGTAACGAGCCTTATTATGAATACAAAAAAGAGCAAATGCAGATTGCACCTAATTCAATTTTTGAGTTTCCGACTTTTTTAAATGGTAAGAAATTAGAAGATGGAGAGTATTTTTATAAAGCAGTGGTTAGTGGGATGACAGGAGAATTAAATAAAGAAGATCAGGAACGATTAGAGTGGGTATTAACAGATACAATAAACATTGATCAAAAACAAGCTAAGGAACTAAATGAATTAGATGATTTAGTAACAGATAAAACGGTTGGATTAAATAAATGGTTAGTTTTAGCAGTTAGTTTAAATGTCCTTCTAGTATTAGGGATTGTTAGTTACTTTTTGTTTGCAAAGAAAAGAAATAAGTAA
- a CDS encoding FtsW/RodA/SpoVE family cell cycle protein — MKRQEYQQQNNFNYALLLPIFLMLILSIWLQYWVAYYDQNNPTKQALKQLVFVGLGTVLMFGVKYIKRDIIWKAVPWFYVFSLLLMGSLYFFYDPHMYDLTNTKRWLDIFGFQFQPSEIAKTAYILFISKELVKYNKRVPEKDIRTDLDMVKKLALYSLPLFFLMFVQKDFGTSLVFICVLGALIVASGINWRIVAVLGGIAAVLGGTLIFLVFTDFGQSILSSLHFKEYQLNRIRAWVNPFEYATSIAYQQVQGLLAIGSGGLFGTGTTGVQVYVPVRESDMIFTFVGEAYGFAGATAVILLYFYLFFQIFYTGIKSNSTFNIYICVGIVFMLVFQTFENIGASIGLLPLTGIPLPFLSQGGTALVSTMLALGLIFGMDSKA; from the coding sequence ATGAAACGACAAGAATATCAACAACAAAACAATTTTAACTACGCGTTATTATTGCCAATATTTTTAATGCTTATTTTAAGTATTTGGCTACAGTATTGGGTAGCGTATTATGACCAAAATAATCCCACTAAACAAGCATTAAAACAACTGGTGTTTGTTGGACTAGGAACCGTTTTAATGTTTGGGGTAAAATACATCAAACGTGATATCATTTGGAAAGCTGTCCCATGGTTTTATGTGTTCTCACTACTTCTTATGGGTTCCTTGTATTTCTTTTACGACCCTCACATGTATGATTTAACCAACACAAAACGTTGGCTAGACATTTTTGGCTTTCAATTCCAACCATCAGAAATCGCTAAAACAGCTTACATTCTCTTTATATCTAAAGAACTCGTAAAATACAATAAGAGAGTCCCTGAAAAGGATATTCGTACTGATTTGGATATGGTAAAAAAATTAGCCTTGTATTCTCTTCCATTATTCTTTTTAATGTTTGTGCAAAAGGATTTTGGAACAAGTTTAGTTTTCATTTGCGTTCTTGGCGCACTTATTGTGGCATCGGGTATTAACTGGCGAATTGTGGCTGTTCTGGGTGGTATTGCTGCTGTTTTAGGAGGAACACTCATTTTCTTGGTGTTTACTGATTTTGGTCAATCAATACTTTCCTCGCTACATTTTAAAGAATACCAATTAAACCGTATTAGAGCTTGGGTCAATCCTTTTGAGTATGCAACGTCTATTGCTTACCAGCAAGTACAAGGCCTCTTAGCTATTGGTTCTGGTGGATTATTTGGAACTGGAACAACCGGGGTACAAGTTTATGTGCCAGTTAGAGAGTCTGACATGATTTTCACTTTCGTGGGTGAAGCATATGGTTTTGCTGGCGCAACGGCTGTTATTTTACTTTATTTTTATCTGTTCTTCCAAATTTTCTATACTGGCATTAAAAGTAATTCTACCTTTAATATTTATATTTGTGTAGGAATTGTCTTTATGTTGGTTTTCCAAACATTCGAAAACATCGGAGCCTCAATAGGTTTGTTACCATTAACAGGTATTCCTCTTCCCTTCTTAAGTCAAGGAGGAACAGCCTTGGTCTCAACAATGTTAGCTCTTGGTTTAATTTTTGGAATGGATTCTAAAGCATAA
- a CDS encoding GNAT family N-acetyltransferase → MLYFKLPVNSTIALVKPECHMAEEFFLLVRKNKEHLETFLDFVAFTNVVKDSEHFIARSIKQEAEQKEVVLFILDNTKIIGCIDLHNINTTHKKAEIGYWLDYDYNGKNIMTECVKCLTDIAFNNLKLNKLVIVAEDTNIASNQVAKKSGFHFDGVDREDIYRQHHFVNLNRYSLLKSEYQKAKKD, encoded by the coding sequence TTGCTATATTTTAAATTACCTGTCAATTCGACGATTGCTTTAGTTAAACCTGAATGCCATATGGCTGAAGAATTTTTTCTTCTTGTTAGAAAAAATAAAGAACATTTAGAAACATTTCTCGATTTTGTTGCTTTCACTAATGTCGTAAAAGATAGTGAACATTTCATCGCTCGCTCAATTAAGCAAGAAGCTGAACAAAAAGAGGTTGTTTTATTTATTTTGGATAATACAAAAATTATTGGATGTATTGACCTCCACAATATCAATACAACTCATAAAAAGGCTGAAATTGGCTACTGGCTGGATTATGATTACAATGGGAAAAATATCATGACAGAATGTGTCAAATGTCTAACTGACATTGCTTTTAATAACTTAAAATTAAATAAATTGGTTATAGTTGCTGAAGATACTAACATAGCAAGTAACCAAGTAGCTAAAAAATCAGGTTTTCATTTTGATGGAGTGGATAGAGAAGATATTTATAGGCAACATCATTTCGTCAATTTAAACCGATATAGTTTACTAAAATCTGAATATCAAAAAGCAAAAAAAGATTAA
- the trxB gene encoding thioredoxin-disulfide reductase, producing MYDVIIIGAGPGGMTSALYASRSGLSVLVIERGAPGGQLMNTDEVENYPGFNLISGPDLALKMYENSTNFGAEHVYGNVVSIEDHGAIKKVVCDDEEYEGKTVIIASGSEHRKINIPGEEEYAGRGVSYCAVCDGAFFRDRHLVVIGGGDSAIEEGMYLTQFASKVTIVHRRDELRAQKILQDRAFKNEKIEFMWNKVPIEINGNDMSVQSIKLEDTKTGEVEDLLADGVFIYIGLDPLTDFVKDLGITNANGWIETDNHMATNIPGIYAIGDVRETVLRQIATAVGDGSIAGQEVYNYLSSLDD from the coding sequence ATGTATGATGTAATTATTATAGGAGCAGGACCTGGAGGAATGACGTCGGCTTTATATGCTTCTCGTTCTGGCTTATCTGTATTAGTAATCGAACGAGGTGCACCAGGCGGACAGCTAATGAATACAGATGAGGTAGAAAATTATCCTGGATTTAATCTTATTTCCGGTCCTGATTTAGCACTTAAAATGTATGAAAATTCTACTAACTTTGGTGCAGAACATGTCTATGGAAATGTTGTTAGTATTGAAGACCATGGTGCTATTAAAAAAGTAGTGTGTGATGATGAAGAGTATGAAGGAAAAACGGTGATTATTGCTTCAGGAAGTGAACATCGTAAAATCAATATCCCTGGTGAAGAAGAGTACGCTGGACGTGGTGTATCTTATTGCGCAGTTTGTGATGGGGCATTCTTTAGAGACCGTCATTTAGTTGTGATTGGGGGAGGAGACTCAGCGATTGAAGAAGGCATGTACTTAACTCAGTTTGCAAGTAAAGTAACCATTGTTCATAGAAGAGATGAATTAAGAGCGCAAAAAATATTACAAGATCGTGCATTTAAAAATGAAAAAATTGAATTTATGTGGAATAAAGTTCCAATTGAGATAAACGGAAATGATATGAGTGTGCAATCAATTAAATTAGAGGATACTAAAACAGGTGAAGTAGAAGACTTATTAGCGGATGGTGTATTTATTTATATTGGATTAGATCCGTTGACTGATTTTGTTAAAGATTTAGGTATTACAAATGCTAATGGATGGATTGAAACAGACAATCATATGGCAACTAACATTCCAGGTATTTACGCAATTGGAGATGTTAGAGAAACTGTTTTGAGACAAATTGCGACAGCTGTTGGAGACGGTAGTATCGCGGGACAAGAAGTTTATAATTATTTAAGTAGCTTAGATGATTAA
- a CDS encoding TIGR02328 family protein — protein MRLWHEVLIPKLPRQQLLGQHRECCALRGKGWGKPHSTVNYVFDHSPYKLVQYHWLIMNEMENRGYKPDTLWKHPLYRGKAIDAYTKLPEVPIETPIYPEHHDDYLKECLDNLAEKDIYL, from the coding sequence ATGAGATTATGGCATGAAGTATTAATACCTAAGTTACCAAGGCAACAACTACTAGGTCAGCATAGAGAGTGTTGTGCGCTAAGAGGTAAAGGGTGGGGAAAACCACATTCAACTGTTAATTATGTGTTTGATCATAGCCCGTATAAATTAGTGCAATACCATTGGTTGATTATGAACGAGATGGAAAACAGAGGTTATAAACCTGATACACTTTGGAAACATCCTTTGTATAGAGGGAAAGCAATTGATGCTTATACAAAGTTACCAGAAGTTCCAATAGAAACCCCAATTTATCCGGAGCACCATGATGACTACTTAAAAGAATGTTTAGATAATTTGGCTGAAAAAGACATTTATTTATAA